The genomic region ATGCCCTTATGCCCAGCGTGCTCATATCACGCTTGACGAGTTGAAGTTGCCGTATGAGGAGGTCATTATAGATTTGGATACGCCCAGACCGCAGTGGTACTTGGACATCAATCCACGTTAGTGGGATGCGGATTCTTCTGCGAATTAGTGAAGAGTTCCCAATGCCGATGATGTTTGTTTACTTCAAGGTGGCCTCGTCCCTTCGATCAAGTACACGGTCCCGGGCGTGTTTGATGAGGAGATCATAACGGAGTCGGCGATTGTCGCGCAGTTCCTGGCGGACTCGTTTCCGAGCCATTTGTTGCCTGCTAGCAGAGAGAGTCCGGATGCGCCGTTGAGGAGGGCGAGGATTGGGTTTTTTGTTGATACGTGGGGGTCTAAGGTTGGTGCGAATTGGTTAGTATTGTTGCTCTGTTAGGTCATGGTCACCTTTTGATGAAGTGTGACAGGTTCCAAGTCATCAAGGCCGACTCCCGGAGCGAGAAACAACAAAAGGTCGACGAATGGGTCGCTGTCGTCAAGAAGGAGATTGAGCCTCTTCTCGCCGGCGCGAAGCCTTTCTTTGGTGGATCCGAGAAGTTAACATTTGCGGAAGTCATTGCGGCTCCTTTCATTTTGAGGTTCTATGCGCTGGCTAATGATGGCGAGCTGATTCCGAAGAATTTGGTGGAGCAGTTCGATGCGCTGCCGAACTTTGGGAAGTGGGCGAAGGCTGTGAGAGAGCATCCGAGTGTGACGAACCTTTGGGATGAGAAGGCAAATGTGGAGGGGACGAAGCAGAGAATTGAGAAGATGAAGGCTGCGGCGAAGTAGAGGTTGCTGCGATGAGGGGATGAAGGTCACTCAAAGCAGGCCATATGCCGTCTCCTTGATGATGTTGCTCGACGACTGAGGCGTCTCTGCAGTCTCATGACGTGTCGTCACCTTGCGACGGCTCAACGCGGGAGTGAAATGTGGTCTGGTCGACAGCACATTGCCTTCATGCTTTGTTCATATCTTGCTCCCAGGAGTCTGTGTGGCTCAGGTGATCTTATCATACACGATGTCCGTCCCTCGAGCATCATAGCGGTCGTCATGATCCTTCCACAATCGCTATGCAATACAAGCAGTCAATCCTAAACGCCTTCCAATGCAGATGAAGTTCATGGTATCAGCAGATCCGGGGGGCCCGTGTTCCAGCGCCGGCTGGCAGTGTACAGCTTATGCAGTGTCTTCAACGTCCTCGGGCTTCACGTGTCGTGCGAGAACCTTCTTCTTGAACTCGGCCTGGTCCTTATCCCACAGGATCGCGGCTTCACCATTGAGTGGTGATGAGCTGGAACCATATTAGTCGCCCGTGTCTTGTTCGTGCTCTTCACGTGTATGTACTACTCACTTATTCGGCTCGCCCAGAAGACTCTGGATGCTCAGCAACACACTGCTCGTGTTCAAGGCCGCACTCCACGCTCCCTCTTTGCCCTCGCCTCCTGGCTTCAGAATGTCCAAGCATATCCGGCCGCTGAAGTCGACGTTGGGGTGATAGATGGGAGTCTTGAAGAGGACTTCGGGAGGTGCATATGGGTAGTTCGAGGGGTAGGAGATGGTGAGCTTGAAGGTCAGGTCTTGGTAGGGCGTGTCCTGTGGTCCTTCCATGGTGGCGTTCCACTTGGTCATGTCGTTGGAGGGAAAGGCGCTGATGCCGGCGGTAGGCGAGGTCATGAGGGTCATGAGTTCCGATTGTAACCTACAAGACATCGCATGTCAGACTCGAGGATGTCACGAGTGTCAGCTAGGCAGACCTACCGCTTGATGACATTCTGGTTGTTGGTCGCTGGCCTCGAAGCACTGTTAGCTGCCTTGGCCTGGGAGACGGATGGAGTCGAAGTCATGGTGGGGTTCATGGCGTCCAACCTGTTTGCCATGTCCGAGGAGCAAGAAATAGTGTGTTGGGAGAAGTGTCGAAGCGACGGAGGTGAATCAAAGCTTGATCTGACTTTCTCCTGGATATTGATGTGAATGGATCTGCTGGAGTGAACAAGAGATGCTGATACTTCTGTACAAGGGTTCGAAGAAGGGAAGTCGAGTTGTAGGTGAAGTGTTGAAGCGACTCGAATGCGCAGAAGGAAATGCTCTTTCCGTTGCTACGGTAAACATGGTCGATGATCAGGGTCCAGAAGCGCGTGCGCCGATCCGTGCATGACGCGAGGAAAGCGCCGATCGATCTTGGACCTCTCCGTTCGCGTTTCCTTCGTGATTTCTAAACACCACCACAACATTCACCTTGCAACCAACGTGTAGCGTGATCATCACGACGAGACATCACGTAACAACATGCTGAGAAGTTTCACCATGGCTCGCTGCGGCTTATCACCgactgctgctgctgctgctactCTCGCCCTTTCATCATGGCCCCCAATCGCCAGATCCGGTTCCATGCTGCGATGCAGGACGGGATTAAGAATACCTATCTTACCAACATGAGCATAAGCCAGCTGCGAGGAGGCTGCTTGTCAATTGTCGTTGGTTTCTGCCTGGTCTGCACACCTGGTGGTCAGCCGCACCTCGCTTGTCGCCCACGAATGTGGCGATGCCCTGCGGCTTTGCCCAGCCGACGACATGATACGCACGAGAATCATTCCTCTGCCTCAGGGGATACTTCCGTGTGTGAGGGCAAGTACAATAGCAGTGCTTTGTGCCATCAATGATATATCGTCGGATCTGCTAACATGAAATCAATCTCACCATATCAGCCCTTGATCAGCTACTCTCCAGTCAACTTTCCCTTCTCTCCCACGCTACCAGGATGCGTCTCCTCGATGTCAGTTCCTTGAGGCTCGTTCAATTCAACGATGACCGAGCCGTCGAAGGTGCTTATGCCATTCTTTCGCATACATGGGACACTAACCCCAAGAACGAGGTTTCCTATAAAGATTTGAAACGAGACAAGACGGTCGATGAGTTCGCCAGACGCAAGGCCAAAGACAAGGCCGGATTCTCGAAAGTCGATCATGCCTGTCGACAAGCGCAAAAGGATGGCTACAAGTACATCTGGATCGACACCTGCTGCATCAACAAAGACAGCTCCGCCGAGCTTTCCGAGGCCATCAATTCAATGTATCGATGGTATGCCAACGCTGGAATCTGCTATGCTTATCTGTCTGATGTGTCCACCGAAAAAGTCACTGCAGACAAGGCGAAGCTGGAGGCAAAATTATCCAAGGCGAAATGGTTTGAGCGTGGATGGACTCTACAAGAACTCATCGCACCTTCCGCGATGCAATTCTTCGATCGAGATTGGCGTAAATTCGGAGCCAAGACGGATCTGACAGACATTATCTCAAATATCACTGGCATTGATCGCACCATTCTCTTGAACAGGGATTTGCTTGGATCAGCGTGCATTGGCACGCGAATGTCATGGGCCGCCAAACGACAGACGACCCGCATAGAAGACGAAGCGTACTCTCTACTGGGCATCTTTGGTGTCAATATGCCAATGATATATGGCGAAGGTCCGCGAGCATTCCTAAGACTGCAGGAGGAAATCTTGCGGCGGTCTACAGATATTTCGATCTTCGCGTGGCTACCCTGGAAGCCCGACACTCGCGGTGTGCTTTTCGCTCCTGGTGCGAAAGGCTTCGAGCGCTGCGGAAAAGTCTATCCAGCTGCGGACATGACTGGTGGGCGAGCCTTTGAGCTGACCAACAAAGGCTTGCGTATCTCTCTGCGAGTTTCCGACATGGGCGATCATTACTTGGCCAGTCTTGTATGCGTACACCCTCAGCACCCTAAGCGAGATTTGTCTGAAACTCCGCAAGCATGGGTCTCCAGCAGAGGCAGGCCTCGCGATGGACTCTTTAGTGTGTGAGGTTGACAGGAGCGCTGATCTGCATGTTATTTATGTTATGACGAGTGATTGGGTGTTCACAAATGTCACGATCATGCGAGAGTCCATAACGCCAGACATCAAGGTCCGCTTCCTCCTAGAAGATGACTTGCGCATACTGGATGCATATCCTCTTGAGCACTGGTCCGAAGGCTTGGGGCAATGTCATTTGCGGGCGAACGAGATGCGTCGCTTCAGCGCGGGACGCGTCGTGATTGGTAAGGCCAGAGGGCCTGACACGACCGCCGGCCTCCCTGGCACTTTCCCTGGTGGTGACAATTTGAGCACAACTTCAGGATCTCCTATTCTCCATTTCGGTCAATTCTTGAAGCAAGAAGGTTCGAACTCGACGTTCCGCATGCGATGGATGAATACACCTGCCGGAACCACCGATTACGAGAAAGACCTGAGGATCGAGCTTCCATCGAGAGCGGCGCGATACTCACCTCGAGGTGACAGCCAA from Fulvia fulva chromosome 10, complete sequence harbors:
- a CDS encoding Ubiquitin-conjugating enzyme E2, with protein sequence MANRLDAMNPTMTSTPSVSQAKAANSASRPATNNQNVIKRLQSELMTLMTSPTAGISAFPSNDMTKWNATMEGPQDTPYQDLTFKLTISYPSNYPYAPPEVLFKTPIYHPNVDFSGRICLDILKPGGEGKEGAWSAALNTSSVLLSIQSLLGEPNNSSPLNGEAAILWDKDQAEFKKKVLARHVKPEDVEDTA
- a CDS encoding Glutathione S-transferase omega-1, translating into MTTNGHNVAAQQAPKITLYTNHRCPYAQRAHITLDELKLPYEEVIIDLDTPRPQWYLDINPRGLVPSIKYTVPGVFDEEIITESAIVAQFLADSFPSHLLPASRESPDAPLRRARIGFFVDTWGSKVGANWFQVIKADSRSEKQQKVDEWVAVVKKEIEPLLAGAKPFFGGSEKLTFAEVIAAPFILRFYALANDGELIPKNLVEQFDALPNFGKWAKAVREHPSVTNLWDEKANVEGTKQRIEKMKAAAK
- a CDS encoding Vegetative incompatibility protein HET-E-1; this encodes MRLLDVSSLRLVQFNDDRAVEGAYAILSHTWDTNPKNEVSYKDLKRDKTVDEFARRKAKDKAGFSKVDHACRQAQKDGYKYIWIDTCCINKDSSAELSEAINSMYRWYANAGICYAYLSDVSTEKVTADKAKLEAKLSKAKWFERGWTLQELIAPSAMQFFDRDWRKFGAKTDLTDIISNITGIDRTILLNRDLLGSACIGTRMSWAAKRQTTRIEDEAYSLLGIFGVNMPMIYGEGPRAFLRLQEEILRRSTDISIFAWLPWKPDTRGVLFAPGAKGFERCGKVYPAADMTGGRAFELTNKGLRISLRVSDMGDHYLASLVCVHPQHPKRDLSETPQAWVSSRGRPRDGLFSV